The following coding sequences lie in one Alicyclobacillus curvatus genomic window:
- a CDS encoding alpha/beta fold hydrolase, producing the protein MDYEIFDLGDVTLQSGVTLPSAFLAYKTYGRLNENKDNVIVYPTAFGDQHVQNEWLIGDGMALDPRKYFIIVPNLLGNGLSSSPSNTRPPFDRENFPHVTIYDNVNLQYRLVTEKFGIQKIALAVGWSMGGIQSFQWGASYPDMVERIAPFAGTARTWPHTFVVLDGMKAPLMAAVDFDSSKLNQLTSADMRPVGRVYAGWGLSQAFYREELYRELGYDSLADFVAGVWEDSFMKMDPHNVLAMLWTGQFADISANPCYNGDFEAALKNIKALACIMPGSTDLFCTVDDNEYEAKFIPNAVLNPIESIWGHFAGRGINSADNNKFIDDNLKRLLALSTNG; encoded by the coding sequence ATGGATTATGAGATTTTTGATTTAGGTGACGTTACCTTGCAATCAGGAGTGACGTTACCGAGCGCTTTTCTTGCTTATAAGACTTATGGAAGATTAAATGAAAACAAAGATAATGTCATCGTCTATCCAACTGCTTTTGGCGACCAGCATGTTCAGAATGAATGGCTCATTGGGGACGGCATGGCACTAGATCCGCGGAAATATTTCATTATCGTTCCAAACCTGCTGGGCAACGGATTATCTTCATCTCCCAGTAACACACGTCCCCCATTCGACCGAGAAAATTTTCCACATGTAACCATCTATGATAACGTTAATTTACAGTATCGACTCGTTACCGAAAAATTCGGCATTCAAAAGATTGCTCTCGCAGTTGGATGGTCAATGGGAGGCATTCAGTCATTCCAATGGGGAGCAAGTTATCCTGACATGGTGGAACGAATTGCACCTTTCGCTGGAACAGCTAGAACTTGGCCCCATACGTTTGTGGTCTTGGACGGCATGAAAGCTCCACTCATGGCCGCAGTAGACTTCGATTCAAGTAAATTAAATCAGTTGACTTCTGCAGACATGCGCCCTGTGGGCCGTGTGTATGCGGGATGGGGCTTATCACAGGCATTTTACAGAGAGGAACTTTATCGTGAACTGGGATATGACTCATTGGCGGATTTTGTGGCTGGCGTCTGGGAAGATAGCTTTATGAAGATGGACCCGCACAATGTTCTGGCTATGTTATGGACTGGACAATTTGCAGATATTAGCGCAAACCCCTGCTATAACGGAGACTTCGAAGCGGCGCTCAAAAATATTAAAGCGCTTGCCTGCATCATGCCAGGGAGTACGGATCTCTTCTGCACGGTTGACGATAACGAATACGAGGCTAAGTTTATACCTAATGCTGTTCTTAATCCGATAGAGTCAATTTGGGGCCATTTTGCCGGTCGTGGAATCAACAGCGCCGATAATAATAAATTTATCGATGACAACCTAAAACGCTTGTTGGCGCTGAGCACAAACGGATAG
- a CDS encoding ISL3 family transposase: MTALPYIDILPSFDAVRVVNIRVTTDNHILIVCEPARPNVACPKCARLSQKIHSKRLRTLHDLPCFGRPVELLLSCRCFQCENPDCECKYFTEQFPGLSVRYGRRTCRAQDCLVAMGVECGGEAAERLGSIIGLFWSADSFLRAVRRQPGPEIPTDLTVLGVDDWAMRKGQRYGTLCYDVKNHLPVALLPDREAPTLTKWLTERPNLPAIVTRDGSQTYRGAIDQGDPTAMQVADRFHIKHNFLDAVDDCVKRLLHKHPPEMNLTDKEPATDSEIGSSPNDNDELMSNTLARKKALWEHVHRLSTQGMTRRAIATKLGISRSTVTKYLQSGIPVEQRWSHRKLDPFLAYLKSRWESGCHNAKQLFAEIQALGFKGKYSQMAAHLSTWRESTPKVKSVQSTSVWEWVKRWVRKDDKLEPETQGELTRWVDSEPSVKEAYELTREFEHLFDTRDINRLKMWLSKADESNVPELRSFAHGLQRDEKAVTAALMENWSNGPVEAAVNSLKTVKRQMFGRGKLDLLEKRYLYLAVRRNAEERRTQSTQSSHVTQVPVSSG; the protein is encoded by the coding sequence TTGACCGCGCTACCTTACATAGATATTTTACCCTCTTTTGACGCGGTTCGGGTTGTGAATATTCGCGTTACTACGGACAACCATATCTTGATTGTGTGCGAACCAGCACGTCCGAATGTTGCATGTCCTAAGTGTGCGCGTTTGAGTCAGAAGATCCACTCCAAACGCTTACGTACTCTTCATGACTTGCCCTGCTTTGGTCGGCCAGTGGAGCTTCTTCTTTCGTGTCGATGCTTTCAGTGTGAGAATCCAGACTGTGAGTGTAAATATTTTACTGAGCAGTTTCCAGGTCTATCTGTCCGATACGGCCGGCGGACCTGCCGTGCTCAGGATTGTCTGGTTGCCATGGGTGTGGAGTGTGGCGGCGAAGCTGCTGAGCGACTCGGTTCGATCATTGGGTTGTTTTGGAGTGCTGACAGTTTCCTTCGAGCTGTTAGAAGGCAGCCGGGACCAGAGATACCCACCGATTTAACGGTCTTAGGTGTGGACGATTGGGCGATGCGCAAGGGACAGCGATACGGAACACTCTGCTACGACGTGAAAAATCACCTTCCTGTCGCATTGCTTCCGGACAGAGAAGCCCCAACCCTGACCAAATGGCTGACGGAGCGGCCTAATCTCCCAGCAATTGTTACTCGAGACGGTTCCCAAACATATCGCGGTGCAATCGACCAAGGTGATCCGACCGCCATGCAAGTGGCGGATCGATTTCATATCAAGCATAACTTCCTGGATGCGGTCGACGATTGCGTGAAGAGACTGCTCCACAAGCATCCACCAGAGATGAACTTGACTGACAAAGAACCGGCTACCGATTCCGAGATTGGAAGTTCTCCGAATGATAATGACGAATTGATGTCGAATACACTGGCTCGAAAAAAGGCGCTGTGGGAACATGTTCATCGACTGAGTACGCAAGGAATGACCCGTCGTGCCATTGCGACCAAGCTTGGAATTAGCCGTTCAACGGTGACGAAATATCTTCAAAGTGGGATACCAGTCGAGCAAAGATGGAGTCATCGAAAACTCGACCCGTTTCTGGCCTATTTAAAGTCACGGTGGGAGTCTGGGTGCCATAATGCCAAACAGCTTTTTGCGGAGATACAGGCGTTGGGTTTCAAGGGTAAGTATTCCCAGATGGCAGCACACTTGTCGACTTGGCGGGAATCTACGCCAAAGGTGAAGTCCGTTCAGTCTACCTCCGTTTGGGAATGGGTAAAAAGATGGGTTCGGAAGGACGACAAACTGGAGCCTGAGACCCAAGGCGAATTAACCCGTTGGGTTGACAGTGAGCCGTCCGTTAAAGAAGCCTATGAACTGACCCGGGAATTTGAGCATCTGTTTGACACTCGGGACATCAACCGTCTTAAAATGTGGCTCTCCAAGGCCGATGAGTCAAACGTTCCTGAGCTTCGTAGTTTCGCGCATGGATTGCAAAGAGACGAGAAAGCAGTAACTGCCGCCCTGATGGAGAATTGGAGTAACGGTCCAGTCGAAGCCGCTGTGAACAGCTTGAAGACCGTGAAGAGGCAGATGTTCGGCAGAGGAAAGCTCGATCTACTCGAGAAGAGATATCTGTATCTAGCGGTGCGCAGAAATGCAGAAGAACGGAGAACCCAAAGTACTCAGAGTAGCCATGTGACACAAGTACCAGTGTCATCTGGCTAG
- a CDS encoding 2-oxo acid dehydrogenase subunit E2, with translation MPLFELGFPELGEGLHEGRISKWLVQPRDTIQEDDAIAEVENDKALVELPSPVSGKIVEIKVAEGSTCVVGDIILTFEVAGDVQSSPGAGGGSESSSAPADVPTPAAQSSASAIVPAPEPVPAKNAAADILATPVVRGYAREQGVDIASVHGTGYNGKVTKADIDCFTKGTTAAPTHSLSLATAHTTPFSTVAQVSGEEIEERVALPMIRQAIARTVVKSKYTAPHVTLMDEVDVTKLVELREEVKPVAEARGVKITYLPFIVKALIAVLRSRPQLNSSYDEEKQELVLKHYYHIGIMTDTDRGVLVPVVKHAGKKNMWDIAQEINDLATRGRSGRLSPNEMKGSTISITNIGSAGGMFFTPIINYPEVAILGVGRITEKSVIRDGEFTVGQMMSLSLSFDHRIIDGALGQQFINDIKRLLENPYLLLLDV, from the coding sequence ATGCCACTATTTGAACTTGGATTCCCGGAACTCGGGGAGGGCCTGCACGAGGGTCGAATCAGCAAATGGCTCGTCCAACCAAGAGACACCATTCAGGAAGACGATGCAATTGCCGAAGTGGAGAACGACAAAGCCCTCGTTGAGCTCCCGTCTCCGGTGAGTGGCAAAATCGTCGAAATCAAGGTCGCGGAAGGCAGCACTTGCGTCGTTGGAGATATAATTCTCACCTTCGAGGTTGCAGGCGACGTACAATCATCGCCTGGCGCAGGCGGAGGTAGCGAATCGTCATCTGCCCCGGCGGATGTACCCACTCCCGCTGCACAAAGTTCGGCATCTGCTATTGTTCCAGCGCCAGAGCCAGTTCCGGCAAAAAACGCTGCAGCCGACATTCTGGCAACGCCAGTCGTACGTGGGTATGCTCGAGAGCAAGGAGTAGATATCGCGTCAGTCCATGGAACGGGATACAACGGTAAGGTAACCAAGGCGGATATTGATTGCTTCACGAAAGGAACGACAGCGGCTCCAACTCATTCGTTGAGCTTAGCGACCGCTCACACAACGCCGTTCTCGACGGTTGCTCAGGTCAGCGGCGAAGAGATCGAAGAGCGCGTAGCATTGCCGATGATCCGCCAGGCGATTGCTCGTACGGTGGTCAAGAGTAAGTACACGGCACCTCACGTGACACTGATGGACGAGGTCGACGTAACTAAACTCGTCGAGTTGCGCGAAGAAGTCAAGCCTGTCGCCGAGGCTCGCGGTGTTAAGATTACTTATCTTCCGTTCATCGTGAAGGCACTGATTGCCGTTTTGCGCAGCCGCCCTCAGTTGAACTCGTCGTATGACGAAGAGAAGCAGGAACTTGTACTGAAACACTACTATCATATCGGCATTATGACAGATACGGACCGTGGTGTTCTCGTTCCGGTCGTGAAACACGCTGGTAAGAAAAACATGTGGGATATCGCACAAGAGATTAACGATCTCGCGACACGTGGCCGAAGTGGGAGGCTGTCCCCGAACGAGATGAAGGGCAGTACCATCTCAATTACGAATATCGGTTCCGCTGGCGGTATGTTCTTCACCCCGATTATCAACTACCCTGAGGTCGCGATTCTTGGTGTCGGCCGCATCACGGAGAAATCTGTGATTCGCGATGGAGAATTTACAGTCGGACAAATGATGTCGCTCTCGTTAAGTTTCGATCACCGCATAATTGACGGCGCACTGGGGCAACAATTTATCAATGATATCAAACGTCTGTTGGAAAATCCTTATCTGTTACTTTTGGACGTATAA